A region of the Myxococcus stipitatus DSM 14675 genome:
ACCACGGAGTGGTGCTCCCATCGGGGAGGACTCGGTAGACCGTGAGCACGGGGCGGGGGGGCTCGATGGGTGGGGCGGGCTTCGGTGCCGTGGTGGCGCACCCCAGCATGAGGCACAGCGCTCCTCCGAGTCGCGACAGCCCACCACCCATGCATTCACCTCCCGCGAGAGTCCCGGCGCGTGGAGCATGGCGCAGCGGCCGGAGGCGCGGAAGTCGAAGTGTGCGAGGGCCGCTCAGGACGTCTTCGTGACCGCGAGCAGCCGCTCCACCGCCAGCAGCACCGAGGCGGCGCTGGCCGGGTGCTTCACGAAGGCGGCGGGGTTGAGGTTCGTCAGTCGTCCCATCAGCGAGTCGGGGCCGCTGACATTGACCAGGATGACGCGGGTGCCCGGGCGGGCCGCGGTGCTGAGCACGTCGAGCGCGGTGCCGGTGTCCACGACGATGATGGGCGCGGGCCGGGTGGTGTCCGTCGCGATGCGCAGGCCCTTCTGTTCGAACAACTCGGAGACCAGCGCGAGCAGGCGCGTGTCCGTCAGGCTCACCAGCACGGGCACTCGCGTGTCCAGCTCCACGGCGGTGGCGGCCTGGGGCACGGCGCCCTTGCCCAGTTCGCGCACGTCCTTGGTCAGCCACTGCATCACATCCGCATTCAGCACGCCGCGCACGCGCTGGAGCAGCGACGCGTCCTGCGTGAGGAAGTGCTTCAGCCGGCGCTCCGCCTCCGGAGGAAGCTGGGTGAAGGCCACGCCCATCTCGTCGTCGCGAGACCACGCCACCTGCGCGAGGGTGCGCAGGGCCTGCGGTGTGTCGGGGAGGGTGATTCGCAGCTCCAGGGTGCTGCCCACCGGCAGCGCGCGCGTCGTCCGGAGGGCCAGCCCTCCGGCGCCGATGTTCTTGCTGTACGCGCGCACCACGTCGTCCTGGTTGGCGAATGTCACCTCGAGCACAGCCTCCGCGCGCGCGGCGCGGACGGGAAGCGGACTGCCTTCGGGAGGAAGGGCGCCCAGCTCCAGGAGCACGTCGCGCAGGAGTTCCAGGCGCTGCTCTTCCTCGGGGCCGAGGGCCTGCGTGCGTTGGCGTTCCAACAGGGACTTGTACTCCTCCAGCGCGTTGACACGTGGACTTCCCATGAGCTCCCCGCCAGCTGCGTCCGTTGCGTAGCGTGCCATGCGCGCGCCAACCCGCGCGAGAGGTCGGCTTCCACCCTGCCGAGGAGGTTGCTCCCTGCTATAGCCACTTCATGGATGCCTCGTTCGAGCCCCCGGAACGACCGGGAACGTTGAGTAGCCTCCTTCGCTGGACCGTGGCCTGTGCCGCGATGCCTCCCTTGCTGCTCCCCGCGCTCGCGCTGGGGCCGCTGCGCCCGAGCTCCTCCGATGCGCTCATGCGCACCTGGTGTCTCTGGGCGCGTCGCGTCTTCGGCGTGGACGTGGACGTGGTCGACCACAACGAGGGGGGGTATGACGACGGCGCGCCGTATGTCTTCCTCCAGCTGAACCAGACGAGCCTGAGCGAGGCGTTCGTCACCACCGCGGCGCTGCCTCGGTGGGCGCTCATCTTCATGAACATCGAGTTCGCGGCGCTGCCCTTCATCGGGTGGGTGCCGGTGTCGCAAGGCTCCGTGGTGGTGGTGCGTCAATGGAGCGCGCAGGCGCGGCGCGCCGTGGACCGGGCCGCGGACGCGATGCGCAGGGGCGCCTGCTTCTACATGTCCATCGAGGGCCGTCGCAGCCCCGACGGCGCGCTGGGGCCGTACAAGAAGGGCGCGGCGGTGCTCGCCATCCGCTCCGGGGCCCGCATCGTCCCCATGGTGTTTCATGGCGCGCGGGACGTGCTCCCGTTCGGCGAGTGGCGCGTGCGGCCGGGCCGCGTGCGCGTGGAGCTGCTCCCCGCCATCGAGACGGAGGGCCTGTCCTACGCGGACCGGGACGCGCTGGTGGAGCGGCTGCGCGTGCTGGCGCAGTCCCAGGGGCTGGGGCGTCCTCCAGGCTGAGTCACACGCGCGGGCTCGCGGCGAGTAGGCTTGCCGCCATGGCCTATCAACGCAATCCCGTGAAGGCGCCGCGCGTGTCGGGGCTCGCGCTCAAGGCATTCGTCAACACGCTGGAGAGCTCGGTCGGGGCTCCCGTGTTGGAGAAGCTGGTGCGGGACAGTGGCATCACCCCCTGGCGGGAGCTGTCGCCCGGAGACGCGCCGCCGCTCCAGTTCCCCCTGCCTCCCGGTGCGCCCGCGACGGAGCCCCAGTCCCCGGCCGAGCAGGCCGTGCGCGCCATCGCCGCGCGGGCCTCCCCGCCGGAGCGCGAGACGGTGGGCGCGTTCGTGCGGGCCTACCGCGACGGACAGGTGGACCCCGTCACGGTGGCGCGCCGGCTCCATGCGACGCTGGACACGCTGGAGCAGGGGGACGCGCGGATGGGGATGTTCATCACGCGCAAGCCCGAGGAGGTGCTGCGAGCCGCGGAGGCCTCCGCGGAGCGCCTGCGCGCGGGACGTCCGCTGAGCGTGCTGGACGGCGTGCCGGTGGTGGTGAAGGACGAGGTGGACGTGGCGGGCTACCCCACGACGCTCGGCACCCGGTTCAGGAACCAGGTGGCGGCGGTGGATGCGACGGTGGCCGCGCGCCTGCGGGCCGCGGGGGCGCTCATCCTGGGCAAGGCCAACATGCAGGAGATTGGCATCAACCCCATCGGGCTGAATCCGCACCACGGCGCCGTGCGCAACCCGTGGAACCGGGGGCACATCACGGGGGGCAGCTCCAGTGGCTCGGCGGCGGTGGTGGCCGCGGGCCTGTGCCCGCTGGGTGTCGGCGCGGACGGAGGCGGCTCCATCCGAATCCCCGCGGCGCTGTGCGGCATCGTCGGGCTCAAGGCCACCTGGGGCCGCATCCCCGAGACGGGCGTGCCGCCGCTCTGCTGGAACGTGGGCCATGTCGGGCCCATGGGGCTGACGGTCGACGACGTCGCGGCCCTGTACGCGGTGCTCGCCGGGCCCGATGGCAAGGACGTGGTGGCGCAGAATCAGCCCGCGCACCACCTGTCGGGCTATGAGCGCGCGGACCTGACGGGGATTCGGCTGGGCATCTGCTGGCCGTACTTCGAGGACGCCGCGCCCGACGTGGTGGCGCGCTGCAAGGACGCGGTGAAGGCGCTCACGGACGCGGGCGCGGTGGTGGTGGAGATTCCCGCGCCGGACCTGAACACGGTGCTCTGGACGCACAGCTGCATCATCCTGAGCGAGATGGCGGAGTCGATGCTGCCGCACACGCGCGAGCGGGTCTCCGACTTCGGGCTCGACTCGCGCACGAACCTGGCCATCGGCCGGCACTTCCGCGCCACGGACCTGGTGCACGCGCTGCGACACCGCCACCGGCTGACGCGAGAGCTGCTCGCCGTCATGTCCGGCGTGGACGTCATCATCACCCCCACGACGGCCATCTCCGCGCCCGCCATCCCCGAGTCGACGCTCCCCGAGGGGGAGTCGAACCTCCAGGTCGCGGACGCGCTGATGCGCTTCGTGCGCGAGGGCAACCTGACGGGCTTCCCCGCGCTGTCCGTCCCCGCGGGCCATGACCGCGCGGGCCTGCCCGTGGGCGTGCAGCTCATGGGGCGCCCCTTCGAGGAGCACCTGCTCTTGCGCCTGGGGCGCGTGGTGGAGAGCGCCACGCCCGTGCGCACGCCGTCGCTCCACGTCACCGCCTTGCGGTGAGGGATGTGCTTGTGGGCGGCCCGGAGTCCCCGGGCCGCCCCGCATGTCACTCTTCAACCCGGATGTATCCAGTCGTTTTGTATACCTTCTGAATTTCGCCAGGACTGTCGCTCGTGGCCGTGATGAGGGATTGAGCTGGCAATTCGAGAAGAGATGGTCAGGATGCCTCGTGAGGCCGGACGTCAATTCCTGTCATCCGGGCGGCCTGGGAGGAATCCAATCATGCGATGGAATCAACAGGGGCGCTGGCTCCCCGTGGTGCTGGCGGCGTCCGTCTGGAGTGCCTGTGGCCCGGCGTCACCGCCCGCGCCCGAACCGGACTCGCAAGGCGTGGTCTCCGCGGGGCTCGCCGAGCTCGTCGTGAACGGCGACTTCAGCGGAGGCTCGGTGGCGCCCTGGTGGAGCGGCCCCAACACGCAGTCGGTGGTGGAGAACGGGCGGCTGCGGGTCAACGTCACGGGCAACCCGGCGAATCCGTGGGATGCGCCCATGGGACAGGATGGCATCGCCCTGGTGAACGGTCAGTCGTACACCTTGGCGTTCACCGCGTCGGCCTCCGCGCCCGTGACGGTGCGGGTGACGGCGCAGCTGGGGACGGCGCCGTACACCGCGCCGTTGGACCAGCGCATCACCTTGGATGGCACGCCGCGCGCGTTCTCGTTCCCCTTCACCTCGAACCTGGGCACGACGGCCGGGCAGGTGACCTTCCAACTGGGCGGCGCGGGGGCCTTCTCCGCGTTCCTGGACAACGTCTCGCTCTCCACGGGCGGTGGAGGTGGTGGTGGGCCGCTGGGGATGACCAGCGGCTTCTACGTGGACCCGGACTCCAACCCCGCCGTGTGGGTGCGCAACAACGGCTGGGACTCGCGCGCGGCGGGCATCCAGAGCGCCATCGCGAGCAAGGCGGGGGCGAAGTGGTTCGGCAACTGGAGCGGAGACATCGCGTCGGCGGTCTCCAGCTACGTCACCGCGGCGGACGCGGCGGACAAGCTGCCGGTGCTCGTGGCCTACAACATCCCTGGGCGCGACTGTGGCAGCCACTCAGGGGGCGGCGCGGGCAGCCCGGAGGCGTACCGGACGTGGATCTCCGCGTTCGTCACCGGCCTGGGCAACCGCCCGGCCGTGGTCATCATCGAGCCCGACGCGGTGGCGCAGCTCGACTGCCTCCCCGATGACACGGAGCGCAACACGCGGCTGGGCCTCTTGCGGTACGCGACGGAGCAGCTGCGAGATCGCGCGCCCAACACCTGGGCCTACCTGGATGGCGGCAACGCGGGCTGGATTGCCGCCGACACCATGGCGCAGCGGCTGGAGTCCGCGGGCGCGCGCAACATCCGAGGCTTCGCCCTCAACGTGTCGAACTATTACCTCACGAGCGCCTCCACGGCGTACGGCGCGGCGGTCAACAGCGCGCTGAACACGCGCTATGCGTACACGCGTCCCTTCGTGGTGGACACCAGCCGCAACGGCAACGGCCACAACGGCGACTGGTGCAACCCCGCGGGCCGCAAGCTGGGCGCGTTGTCACAAGCAGGTGGAGGCGCGGAGATGCTCCTGTGGGTGAAGGTGCCTGGGGACTCCGACGGAAACTGCGGCATCGCGCCGAACACGCCCGCGGGCACGTTCAGTCCCGACATCGCCACGCGCCTCATCTCGGGTACGTGATTCCCCAACAATCGCCGCGCGCGTGAGGACTCCGCGCGCGGCCGCGGACGAAGTGCTTGAAGTCGCGGGAGGGCAGCGCTTGGATGCGCCCCCATGTCCGAGCTGCTGACCCGCGCCGAAGCCTCGAATTACGCCGAAACCTCGCGTCATTCCGACGTGCTCGCCTTCATCGACGAGCTCTGCCGCCGTACGAAGCTCGCCCGACGGGTGGACTTCGGAACGAGCGGGGAGGGACAGCCGTTGGTGTCCCTCGTCGTGAGCGACCGCAACTGCTTCACGCCCGAGCAGGCGCGCAAGCAGAAGAAGGTCGTGGTGATGGTGGAGGCGAACATCCACGCGGGCGAGGTGGAGGGGAAGGAAGCCCTGCTCGCGCTCGCGCGGGATTTGACGCTGACGAAGCTGGGCCAGAAGGTGCTGGACCGGGTGTGCCTGGTCCTGATTCCCAACTTCAACCCGGACGGCAATGACCGCATCAGCCCCAACAACCGCAAGCTCAACCTGAAGAGCCTGGAGGGGCAGGTCAACCCCGAGGGAGGCGTGGGCACGCGCTACACGGGCGAGGGCTGGAACCTCAACCGCGACAGCATGAAGCAGGAGGCGCCGGAGACGCGCGCCGTCGCGAAGCTGCACCAGGCGTGGTGGCCGGAGGTGTTCATCGACTGCCACACCACGGACGGCAGCATCCACGACTTCGACCTGACGTTCGACACGTCGCACTCGAACGAGCCGCTGTTCCAGGAGCTGCGGGACTACAACCGGGAGATGCTGGAGCGCGTCTCGGCGGCGGTGCAGAAGCGCCACGGCTTCGACAGCTACTGGTACGGCAACTACCGCGAGGAGGATGTCCCCACCTCGGGCTGGCACACCTACCCGGCGCTCCCGCGCTTCGGCAGCCACTACCGCGGCCTGCTGGGCCGGCTGGACGTGCTGCTGGAGACGTACAGCTACATCGACTACCCGCGCCGCTGCGCGGTGATTCGCGCGTGGCTGCTGGAGTTGATTCGCGAGGCGGCCCGGAGCGCGAAGGCCTGCCTCTCCGTCACCCAGGCCGCGCAGGACGCCATCATCGCGCGCGGCAAGACGCCGGACCCGCGGGAGCTGGTGGGCATCAACTACGGCGTGGCCACCCGCGACGCGGAAGGGGCGCTGACGTACGACTACCCGGCCTACGCGAAGCCCGGGGACCTGGCGCGCATCCAGGCGTTCGACGAGAAGAGCATCGCGGAGCACCGCTTCCCCGGGAAGAAGAAGAAGGTCTACCGCGTGCCGCACTACCGCACGTTCCTCCCCACGCATGCGGTGAGCACGCCGGAGGGCTACCTGGTGCCCGCGGAGCTGGCGCCCCGGCTGGAAGGCCACGGCATCCGCTTCGAGGCCCTCCCGAAGGCGCGCTCCTTCCTGGTGGACAGCTACCGCGTCGCCCGCCGCGAGGAGACCTTCAGCCCCGACGTGGCGGCGAACGTCCCGCGTCCGGGCGAGGCCGAGGTGCCGCTGAGCATGAAGCCCAAGCCCGTGCGCTTCGAGACGGTGCTCACGGTGGCGCCCGAGCGCACCACGCGTGAGTTCCCCCAGGGCACGCTCTATGTCCCCACCGCCCAGCGCGGCGGCACGTTGGCCGTGTACCTGCTGGAGCCGCACTCCGATGACGGCTTCTGCCGGTGGCAGTTCGTGGACAAGCAGGTGGAGGTGGGCGGGCTGTACCCCGTGCACCGCGTGGTGAGCCCCGCTCCCGCGCCGAAGAAGGCGGAGTAGGTAGGCGGAGGTGGCCTGGAGCCCGCGAGGGTAGGGGCTCCAGCGCCCGGGGGGGCGTCACCGCGACACCGGACAGGGCGTTCCAGTTCGTCCCTGGGGTTCCGCGGTTCGTCCCTTCGCGCGTGGAAGCAGTCCCGCAGGCTCGTTAGCGTGCCGGGCCATGCGTGATGAGGACAAGGCCCGACGGGGGGCCGGAGAGGTCGCACCGCTGCCGTCCTGGGCTGTCTGGACGGGGGCCTTGGGCTGGTGGCTCGCCGATGCGTTCGTCGCGGTGAGCCAGGTGCGCATCCTCCAGCGCCTGGGCGAGGTGAAGGCGCCGGACGAGGAGCTGTGGCGCATGTCGCTCACCAGCTCGCTCTTGTGGGTCCCCATCACGGTGCTGTGTCTGCGCTTGTCGGAGCGCGTGCCCCTGTCGCTGCGGGGCGGCGCGCGCCCGTGGGTGGCGCACCTCGCGGCGCTGTTCGGGGTGCTCTTCGGACGGGCGGCCTTCGTCATGCTCACGCAGGACCTGGTGGGCTGGTACGAGCGGATGCCGAGCGTGCCGGACCTGCTGGCCCAGAGCGTGGCCAACAACCTGCTGCCCTTCGTGTTGCTGACGGCGGGAGGGCACGCGCTGGGGCTCGCGAGGCGAGCGCACGTGCGGCAGCGGCGCGCGGACCAGCTGCAGGCGCAGCTCGCGGAGGCGCGGCTGCAGGCCCTGGCGTCGCAGCTCCGGCCGCACTTCCTGTTCAACGCGCTCAACGCGGTGGCCTCGCTGGTCCACGCGGACCCGGATGGCGCCGAGCGGATGCTGGCGCGGCTGGGGGACCTGCTGCGCCAGAGCCTGGAGTCCCACGGCCGGCAGGAGGTGACGCTGCGCGAGGAGCTGGCGGCGCTGACGCCGTACCTGGACATCGAGCAGATTCGCTTCGGGCCCCGGCTGCAGGTGGCGTGGAGCCTGGCGCCGGATGTGATGGACGCGCGGGTGCCCTTCCTGGCGCTGCAGCCGCTGGTGGAGAACGCCATCCGCCATGGCCTGGCGCCGCGCGCGGAGCCGGGGCGAATCGAAATCACGGCCGAGCGGGAGGGGACGGTGCTGCGGTTGTCCGTCCGGGACGACGGCATGGGGCCTCCGCCGGAGGGGCCGGTCCGGGTGGGCGGCGTGGGGCTGTCCAACCTGCGCGCGCGGCTGGTGACTTTGTACGGGCCCCGGGCGGGCCTGGAGCTGCGCCGGGGGACTCCTCGCGGCGCGGTGGCGGAGCTGCGTGTGCCGCTGGATGACGGTCTTGAAGGAGAGCGGGTGGCGGCATGAGTGGAGAGCTCGTGGAGACGTCGCTGTTGCGTGTGGCGCTGGCGGATGACGAGCCGCTGGCCCGGTCCCGCCTGCGCGCGCTGTTGTCGGCGGAGCCTCACGTCGAGGTGGTGATGGAGGCGTCCAGCGGCGCGGAGGCGGTGCGCGGCGTGCTGGAGGCCGCGCCGGATGTGTTGCTGCTCGACATCGAGATGCCCGCGGGAGACGGGTTCGAGGTCCTGCGCGCGCTGCCGCCCGAGGTGTTGCCGGTGGTGGTGTTCGTCACCGCCTGGCAGCAGCACGCGGTGAAGGCCTTCGAGGCCCAGGCGCTCGACTTCCTGCTCAAGCCCTATGACAAGGAGCGCTTCCGCGCGGCGCTGGCCCGGGCGCGTCAGCAGGTCCGGCTGCTGCGGCGCGGTGAGTCCGGGGCGAGGCGCGAGGCGCTCCTGTCTGGCCTGGCCCTGGCCGAGGCTCCGCTGCGCCGGCTCCCCGTCAAGGTGGACGGGCGCATCCGCTTCGTGGACTGCGCCTCCATCACCCACGTGGAGGCCGAGGCCAACTACGTGCGGGTGCACGCGGAAGGGGAGCAGCACGTCCTGCGCGAGACGCTGACGCACCTGGAGGAGCGCCTGGACCCTCGGCGCTTCCTGCGGGTCCACCGCTCCGTGCTCATCAACCTGGACAAGGTGCGGGAGATGGAGCCGCTCTCGCAAGGGGAGTACCTGCTGGTGCTGGGCACGCGCGGTGTCGCGGTGCGCACCGGGCGAAGCCACCGCGCCCGCGTGGAGGCCGCGCTGGGGCTGGGCGCGTCGGTGACGGAGTCGCGCTGAGGGCCGTCCCCGCGCCGCGTCCGTTCATCCCGCGGCCCGTTCGCTTCATCCCCACTTCCCGGACACGCGAAGCCGCGAGGCGTACCTCTTCGGTCGCACCATCCACCCGAGAGGACCTCGCCATGTCATCGTCATCGCGTTGCATCCCCGCGTTGCTCGCCGCGCTTGCCCTGTCCACCTCCGCGTCCGCGGCCGCTCCGCGCACGCCGGAGGTGCTGGCTCCTGGCTTCATCTCCTTGCCCGACCAGGAGGAGTGGCGCATCGCCTTCACGCCGGACGGTCGCACCGCCTTCTGGGGCGTGAGCTCCGGCTTCTTCCCGGAGACGCGCCAGGCCACCATCGTCTTCTCCGAGTGGCGTGACGGCCGCTGGTCGGAGCCGCGTCCCGCGCCCTTCTCGGGCGTGTACTCGGACATCGACCCGTTCGTCTCCCCGGATGGGCGCCGCCTGTTCTTCTCCTCCATCCGCCCGCTCAACGGCGAGCCTCGCGCCGATATCGAGGTGTGGGTGGTGGAGCGCCGCCGCGACGGAGGCTGGAGCGAGCCGCGCCACCTGGGCGGCACCGCGCTCAGCACCGGCGATGAGCTGTACCCGAGCGTGGACGCGCAGGGCACGCTCTACTTCGCCTCGGACCGCGAGGGCGGCTACGGCGCGTGGGACTTGTACCGCTCCAAGCTCCGCGCGGACGGCACCTACGGGCCCGCGGAGAACCTGGGGCCGGGCGTCAACACGGAGTACTGGGAGTTCAACCCCCACGTCACGCCGGATGGGAAGACGATGCTCTTCGCGTCCATCGGCCGGCCGGATGGGTATGGCTATGGCGACTTGTACGTCTCCCAGCGCACGTGGCGAGGCTGGCAGCCCGCGCGCAACCTGGGCCCGACGGTGAACACGGCGCTGGACGAGTACCACCCGACGCTCTCGCCCGACCACCGCACGCTCTACTTCGTGCGGCACCAGTATGAGCCGTTCGTCCCGAGCGAGCTCTACCACGTCCGCGTGGGGCGGCTCCTCCCCGAGCTGGACGTGTGCGACGTGCATCACTGAGGCGCCCCGTGGCTCCGCCCGGTGTCAGGGGACTCCGGGCGGAGTCTCGGTTCGACGCCCCCCTCAGCGCGTCTCGAGGCGGAGGTTGTCCAGGGCCAGGTCGGGCTGTCCCTTGGGCAGGTCGACGAAGAAGGCCACGGGCTGCGCATCCCCCAGGTTGAAGTGGGCCAGGATGTGCCGGCTCACCGAGTTGCAGCGCATGCGCAGCTCGCGGTTGTCGGAGGTGATGAATCCACACGTCGCCCCCGTCACGTCGCGCGACGTGTCGAACTCCACCCGCCACGTGCGCCCTCGGATGAACGCCTGTCGCGTCACGAGGAAGCGCTGGCCGCCCTTCACGCGCGCGGCGAAGCCGGAGGAGCCCATCCGCGTCCAGGTGGCCGGAACGGGAGTGCGCGTGCCGGGCTCGACGATGCCCATGCCCACGCGCTGTGAGCGGTACTCGAAGCCATTGGCGAGCGGGTCCGCGACGGTGGTGATCTCCGTCACCGCGAACGCCCCCGAGCCCTGCGCCGCGGATATCTGGAGCGTCTGGCTGCCGCCGCGGGTGGCCTTGAAGGCGATGCCGACGAGCCCCGCGGCCTCCGCCGCATGCACGACGGGGCGCACGCCGCGCAGCAGCGTCTGGTTGCCCAGCGCGAGCGTGATGAGCGGAGGCGTGCCCTCCAGGGAGCGGATGCGGACCGACACGCGATAGGTCATCCCCGCGACGACGTTCGCCGGGGGGAGGGTGACGGTCTCTCCTCGCGCGACGGGGACCAGGGGCTCGTTGACGATGCGCAGGCGCTCCCACGCGGTGCACGTGGTGTCCGTGCACGGCCAGCGCTTGGGGAAGGCCTGTCTGCCGACCATGCCCTTGCGAAGAATCCAGATGTCGTGGGTGAGCCAGAGCAGGGGATTGGGGAACAGGCCCGGCTCCTCGGTGCCGCAGACGTCCGTCGTGCTCCTGCCCTCCGCGAGCTTCTGGGTGACGGCGAGCCGCGCATAGCCCAGTCCTCCGTCGCCGGGTTTTCGCGCGGTGCGGTCGGGGTCCTCGCAGAGGAAGTCATAGTCATGCGCGGTGAAGACCCATTTGTCCCACGTGGCCACGGGGCCCAGCAGCTCCTGCGTGCCCAGCCCCGCGTTGAGCTGGGTGATGCCGGAGCCCGACGAGCCGTGGCAGCCGTGCAGCTCCGTCAGCCGCGCGTCGGTGCCCACCAGCGTCACGCCCAGCGAGACGGTGGGTCGAGGCGGGTCGCTCCACGGCTTGGAGACGAGCGGGAGGAGCTGGTTGGCCGGGTAGTAGTGGTAGTTCTGGACCGGGTCGTAGTTGGCGTAGAGCGTGTAGTGCTGCCAGAGGTCGGAGCGCCGGTCGTCGGGGATGGCGTAGACCTCATGGGCCCAGGCCATGGACACGGGCACTCCCACGCCCTCGTGGTCCGCGACGCTCAGGTAGTCGTAGCGGCAGCCGGGGCTCGCGGGGCCGCAGTCGAGCAGGGCCGTGTCGGCGCGAGGGAAGTTGCCCGGGCAGTTGTACGTGCCATAGGCGTTGCCGCAGCGGGAGACGACGCGGCACTGATAGGACGTGGTGCTGTAGCCCGGGCCCAAGGGTGTGCGGCGGTAGCGGGGGAAGGTGCCGGCCAGGCTGTTCGCGGTGGCCTCCCACTTCACGTCCGCCTCCACCATCGGGTCATACATCTGGACCTCGAGTGGTTGGTGGGGTGGGTCCCACACGTTGATGTCGTCCACGCAGTGGGCGGCGGTGATGGCCTTGCGCGGAGAGATGAAGGTGACGCCGCAGGTGTAGCGCAGCGGGCTGCCGTCCAGGCCCAGCCGGAGCTCGTGGGTGTCGGGCTGTCGCATCGGGACGAAGAGGGTGCCTCGGCTGAGCTGGCTGCTGGCCATGGCGCCTCCCGGAGAGAAGGCCATGTCGTAGTAGTCCCGATAGGCCAGCTGCACCTGCTGGGGCGTGGCCCCGGGCTCTTCGGTGGTGGGCTCGTCGAGCGGGCGGCATGCGGCGAGCGCGGCGCCCAGGATTGAAAGATGGAAGCTCGCGCCGAACCACGCGGCGCGAAGTGTCGTCTCCATTTGGATGATTCTCCCTGTCCGTCGGACGGGCCGCGCGACTCGCGACCCCTCGTGCAAGCTGGCGATGCCCCTGGCGGAGGACGCCCCGAGGGGTGGGCTCCGCGTTCGTTTGGAGTCCGCCTGTGTTGAGCGCTCAGCCTCGCCAGTCCGGCCCTGTCACGGAGCCGACGCGCGGCGATGCGGGGGCTGCATGCGGGTTCAGGCCGGGTGGAAACGACGGGGCGGGCCTGGGAGTGAGCCGCCGTGTGGCCGGCCGCCCCCGAGGACCTGGGGCGCGTCTATACTCCGCGCCCATCATGACGGCGGACCCTCACAAGCAGCAGTTGCGGCGCACGATGCGGCGGGATTTGTGGCTCACGCTCACGCCCGCGGTACTCCTCATGGGCGCCGCCTTCGCCGCCGCGTTCCACTTCATCGAGCCCGCCCCACCCAAGAAGCTCGTCCTGGCCATGTCGCCGGACGAGGGCGGCTTCCGGTTCTACGCCCGGAAGTATCAGGACTTCCTCGCCCGGCACGGCGTCACCCTGGAGCTGCGCTCGACGAAGGGCTCCATCGACAACATCGCGCTGCTCGCCGACGCGCGGTCCGGCGTCGACGTGGCCTTCGTGCAGAGCGGCACCGTGGCCAGCGAGAAGGCGGCGGAGAACGTGGTGTCGCTGGGCAGCCTCTCCTACGTGCCCCTCTGGGTCTTCCACAGGGGCGAGCCGCTGGAGGACGTGCGCCAGCTCGAGGGCCGCCGCATCGCGGTGGGCCCCGAGGGCAGCGGCACCCGCGCGCTGGCGCTCACGCTGCTCAAGGCCAACGCGGTGGAGGGCGCGCCCACGGAGCTGCTTCCCCTGGAGCGCGACGCCGCCGTGGAGCAGTTGAAGCAGGGCCAGCTCGACGCCGTGTTCCTCATCTCCCCCGCGGAGTCGCCCATCATCCACAAGCTGGCGGCGGTGCCGGGCATCCAGCTGCTGAGCTTCTCGCGGGCGGAGGCGTACTCGCGCCGCTTCACGTACCTGTCCCGCCTGGTGCTGCCGCGCGGCGTGTTCAACCTGGCGGCGGACATCCCGGAGCGGGACGTGGAGGTGCTCGCGCCCACGGCGAACCTGGTGGCGCGCGACTCGCTGCACCCCGCGCTCGCCTACCTCCTCATGCGCGCGGCCAGCGAGGTCCATGGCAAGGCGGGCCTGCTCGACGGGGCCGGCGAGTTCCCCGCACCGCGCGAGACGGGCTTCCCCCTGAGCAGCGAGGCCCGCCGCTACTACGAGGCCGGCGTGCCGCTGCTCCAGCGCTACCTGCCGTTCTGGGCGGCCAACCTGGTGGACCGGCTCTGGGTGATGCTCGTGCCCTTCATCGCCGTGGTGGTGCCGCTGTTCCGCATCATCCCCGCGCTCTACCAGTGGCGCATCCGCTCGCGCATCGTCCGCTGGTACGCGCGCCTGAAGGAGAT
Encoded here:
- a CDS encoding PilZ domain-containing protein, with the translated sequence MGSPRVNALEEYKSLLERQRTQALGPEEEQRLELLRDVLLELGALPPEGSPLPVRAARAEAVLEVTFANQDDVVRAYSKNIGAGGLALRTTRALPVGSTLELRITLPDTPQALRTLAQVAWSRDDEMGVAFTQLPPEAERRLKHFLTQDASLLQRVRGVLNADVMQWLTKDVRELGKGAVPQAATAVELDTRVPVLVSLTDTRLLALVSELFEQKGLRIATDTTRPAPIIVVDTGTALDVLSTAARPGTRVILVNVSGPDSLMGRLTNLNPAAFVKHPASAASVLLAVERLLAVTKTS
- a CDS encoding lysophospholipid acyltransferase family protein; the protein is MSSLLRWTVACAAMPPLLLPALALGPLRPSSSDALMRTWCLWARRVFGVDVDVVDHNEGGYDDGAPYVFLQLNQTSLSEAFVTTAALPRWALIFMNIEFAALPFIGWVPVSQGSVVVVRQWSAQARRAVDRAADAMRRGACFYMSIEGRRSPDGALGPYKKGAAVLAIRSGARIVPMVFHGARDVLPFGEWRVRPGRVRVELLPAIETEGLSYADRDALVERLRVLAQSQGLGRPPG
- a CDS encoding amidase, yielding MAYQRNPVKAPRVSGLALKAFVNTLESSVGAPVLEKLVRDSGITPWRELSPGDAPPLQFPLPPGAPATEPQSPAEQAVRAIAARASPPERETVGAFVRAYRDGQVDPVTVARRLHATLDTLEQGDARMGMFITRKPEEVLRAAEASAERLRAGRPLSVLDGVPVVVKDEVDVAGYPTTLGTRFRNQVAAVDATVAARLRAAGALILGKANMQEIGINPIGLNPHHGAVRNPWNRGHITGGSSSGSAAVVAAGLCPLGVGADGGGSIRIPAALCGIVGLKATWGRIPETGVPPLCWNVGHVGPMGLTVDDVAALYAVLAGPDGKDVVAQNQPAHHLSGYERADLTGIRLGICWPYFEDAAPDVVARCKDAVKALTDAGAVVVEIPAPDLNTVLWTHSCIILSEMAESMLPHTRERVSDFGLDSRTNLAIGRHFRATDLVHALRHRHRLTRELLAVMSGVDVIITPTTAISAPAIPESTLPEGESNLQVADALMRFVREGNLTGFPALSVPAGHDRAGLPVGVQLMGRPFEEHLLLRLGRVVESATPVRTPSLHVTALR
- a CDS encoding glycoside hydrolase family 6 protein — its product is MRWNQQGRWLPVVLAASVWSACGPASPPAPEPDSQGVVSAGLAELVVNGDFSGGSVAPWWSGPNTQSVVENGRLRVNVTGNPANPWDAPMGQDGIALVNGQSYTLAFTASASAPVTVRVTAQLGTAPYTAPLDQRITLDGTPRAFSFPFTSNLGTTAGQVTFQLGGAGAFSAFLDNVSLSTGGGGGGGPLGMTSGFYVDPDSNPAVWVRNNGWDSRAAGIQSAIASKAGAKWFGNWSGDIASAVSSYVTAADAADKLPVLVAYNIPGRDCGSHSGGGAGSPEAYRTWISAFVTGLGNRPAVVIIEPDAVAQLDCLPDDTERNTRLGLLRYATEQLRDRAPNTWAYLDGGNAGWIAADTMAQRLESAGARNIRGFALNVSNYYLTSASTAYGAAVNSALNTRYAYTRPFVVDTSRNGNGHNGDWCNPAGRKLGALSQAGGGAEMLLWVKVPGDSDGNCGIAPNTPAGTFSPDIATRLISGT
- a CDS encoding M14 family zinc carboxypeptidase; the protein is MSELLTRAEASNYAETSRHSDVLAFIDELCRRTKLARRVDFGTSGEGQPLVSLVVSDRNCFTPEQARKQKKVVVMVEANIHAGEVEGKEALLALARDLTLTKLGQKVLDRVCLVLIPNFNPDGNDRISPNNRKLNLKSLEGQVNPEGGVGTRYTGEGWNLNRDSMKQEAPETRAVAKLHQAWWPEVFIDCHTTDGSIHDFDLTFDTSHSNEPLFQELRDYNREMLERVSAAVQKRHGFDSYWYGNYREEDVPTSGWHTYPALPRFGSHYRGLLGRLDVLLETYSYIDYPRRCAVIRAWLLELIREAARSAKACLSVTQAAQDAIIARGKTPDPRELVGINYGVATRDAEGALTYDYPAYAKPGDLARIQAFDEKSIAEHRFPGKKKKVYRVPHYRTFLPTHAVSTPEGYLVPAELAPRLEGHGIRFEALPKARSFLVDSYRVARREETFSPDVAANVPRPGEAEVPLSMKPKPVRFETVLTVAPERTTREFPQGTLYVPTAQRGGTLAVYLLEPHSDDGFCRWQFVDKQVEVGGLYPVHRVVSPAPAPKKAE